The following are encoded together in the Gadus chalcogrammus isolate NIFS_2021 unplaced genomic scaffold, NIFS_Gcha_1.0 GACHA126, whole genome shotgun sequence genome:
- the LOC130378960 gene encoding uncharacterized protein LOC130378960, which produces MRLEVFNRRQGAKLQKMEQTKLSAKAIPPRASTDCPQDCNKDPTAEQSPTTEPLKESTHEEPGNDVQPVLHEEDPATPPCTTETCGKRVQSLEQECQALRTENMLLKEKMNRTTLNEMSLHNDDKRVHTLTGLSAFSILMTIFHIVAPFLQLKSSLTCFQQYMLTLIKLRMNLSFEFLAFYFDIDSTTVSKLFKHCISVMHCRLVPSLVLWPDREYLRKSLPYAFRNRSFEKTVCIIDCFEIFLEKPSRLLASAQCYSSYKSHHTMKYLIAICPRGSICFISAGWGGRTSDTFITEQSHFLSHLLPGDVVLADRGCLVKESIERCQAELKIPAFNRG; this is translated from the exons atgagactGGAGGTTTTCAACAGACGACAGGGAGCAAAGCTACAGAAGATGGAGCAGACAAAGCTATCTGCGAAAGCCATCCCTCCCAG AGCATCAACAGATTGTCCCCAAGACTGCAACAAGGATCCTACTGCAGAGCAAAGTCCCACCACAGAGCCTTTGAAGGAATCTACCCATGAAGAACCTGGAAACGATGTCCAGCCTGTTCTCCATGAGGAGGATCCAGCaaccccaccatgcaccactgaAACCTGTGGTAAACGCGTCCAATCTCTTGAGCAAGAATGCCAAGCTCTGAGGACtgaaaatatgttgttgaaggaaaaaatgaataggactacactgaatgagatgagcttgcataacgatgataaaagggttcatactctcactggtttatcagcattctccattctcatgacaatttttcatattgtggctccttttctccaacttaaatctagtttaacatgttttcagcagtacatgttaactttaattaagcttagaatgaacttgtcctttgagtttttggctttttattttgacattgacTCAACCACTGTTTCAAAGCTCTTCAAACACTGCATTAGTGTGATGCATTGTAGACTGGTGCCAAGTCTGGTGTTGTGGCCTGACAGAGAATACTTAAGAAAATCTCTTCCATATGCATTTCGAAACCGTAGCTTTGAAAAGACAGTTTGCATTATagattgttttgaaatatttctagagaaacccagtagattgctagccagtgctcagtgttactcatcatacaaatcacaccacacaatgaaatatttaattgcaatttGCCCTCGAGGTTCCATTTGTTTCATTTCCGCTGGATGGGGAGGTCGCACAAGTGATACGTTTATCACAGAACAAAGTCACTTTTTATCTCATTTGCTCCCAGGGGACGTAGTTTTAGCGGACAGAGGTTGTCTGGTTAAAGAGTCCATTGAGAGATGCCAAGCTGAATTAAAAATTCCAGCATTTAATCGTGGATAG